From a region of the Streptacidiphilus albus JL83 genome:
- a CDS encoding ABC transporter permease, with product MALSLVAVMLSVAFVSGTLVFTDTVDRTFSRLFAATSADVTISPNTPSSGSGQSVYTKPESVPGSMVARVSSLPGVKDAYGEVDSESLAVTDAAGNQVGPSGGAPTIGANWYPTSHSVVQLTSGQAPEGAGQVVVDSSTASKAHLVIGDQLSLVTETGDYHATISGIATFTTTNPGAGLFYFDTATAQRLLLGSTTAFSDVAIDTAPGYTDAQVQHSVEQLLDASGTSATSSTSSSSAVYTVQTKAQAAAADQSDLGSFLGVMKDAMLGFAAIAVLVGIFLIFNTFSMLVAQRTRQLGLLRAIGASRRQVNRSVLTEALLLGVVGSTLGIAAGVGLAVGLVKLMALTGMQLDLSQLDFAWSTPVVGYTVGILVTLVSGYLPARRASRVSPMAAMRDAGTPSERRASIVRSAVGLLLAAGGIGALVAAATTHAAGTAGVYLAGGVLLTLLAAVVLGPLLAALVVRVLGSALPLFFGPVGRLAQRNALRNPRRTGATAAALMIGLALVAGLSVVGSSIVSSVDSEVSSSVGADFVVIADGGLPVTGPALQAVQRTPGLSHVTEQKEVGLKLTTPDGKTTGQTVEASDASFTQDYRMDAVAGSATAIYTGHGISVTQSYATDHHLTVGQDITVTFPGGRTAPVPVEAITKNTGSLFNGAFFIGLDTVRQYTPAAEMPGDVMLYASTAQGASADTAYSALKRELRPYPQLMVKNQADYKAQVQSQISGILNLVYGLLALAIVVAVLGVVNTLALSVVERTREIGLIRAIGLSRRQLRRMIRLESVVIALFGAVLGLGLGLGWGVVAQRLLALEGMTSLSIPWPTIAGVFVGSAVVGMLAALAPAFRAARMNVLAAIASD from the coding sequence CTACACCAAGCCGGAGAGCGTACCCGGCTCCATGGTCGCCCGGGTCTCCTCACTGCCCGGCGTCAAGGACGCCTACGGCGAGGTCGACAGCGAGTCGCTGGCGGTGACCGACGCCGCCGGCAACCAGGTGGGGCCGAGCGGCGGCGCACCCACCATCGGCGCGAACTGGTACCCGACCTCGCACTCCGTGGTCCAGCTGACGTCCGGTCAGGCCCCCGAGGGCGCCGGGCAGGTGGTGGTCGACTCCAGCACGGCGAGCAAGGCCCACCTGGTCATCGGGGACCAGCTGTCGCTGGTGACCGAGACCGGCGACTACCACGCCACCATCTCCGGCATCGCGACCTTCACCACCACCAACCCGGGTGCCGGACTGTTCTACTTCGACACCGCGACCGCCCAGCGGTTGCTGCTCGGCAGCACCACCGCCTTCAGCGACGTCGCGATCGACACCGCCCCCGGCTACACCGACGCCCAGGTGCAGCACTCCGTCGAGCAGCTGCTCGACGCGAGCGGCACCAGCGCCACCAGCAGCACCAGCAGTAGCAGCGCCGTCTACACGGTGCAGACCAAGGCGCAGGCCGCCGCCGCGGACCAGAGCGACCTGGGCTCCTTCCTCGGCGTGATGAAGGACGCCATGCTGGGCTTCGCCGCCATCGCGGTGCTGGTCGGCATCTTCCTGATCTTCAACACCTTCTCGATGCTGGTGGCCCAGCGCACCCGGCAGCTGGGGCTGCTGCGGGCGATCGGCGCGAGCCGGCGCCAGGTCAACCGCTCGGTGCTGACCGAGGCGCTGCTGCTCGGGGTGGTCGGCTCCACCCTCGGGATCGCGGCCGGCGTCGGGCTGGCCGTCGGGCTGGTGAAGCTGATGGCGCTGACCGGGATGCAACTGGACCTGTCGCAGCTGGACTTCGCCTGGTCCACACCGGTCGTCGGCTACACCGTCGGCATCCTGGTCACCCTGGTCTCCGGCTACCTGCCGGCCCGCCGGGCCTCCCGGGTCTCGCCGATGGCGGCGATGCGGGACGCCGGCACCCCGAGCGAGCGCCGGGCCTCGATCGTGCGCTCGGCCGTGGGCCTGCTGCTGGCGGCCGGCGGCATCGGCGCCCTGGTCGCCGCCGCCACCACCCACGCGGCCGGCACCGCCGGCGTCTACCTGGCCGGCGGCGTGCTGCTGACGCTGCTCGCCGCAGTGGTGCTCGGCCCGCTGCTGGCGGCACTGGTGGTGCGGGTCCTCGGCTCGGCGCTGCCGCTGTTCTTCGGTCCGGTCGGCCGACTGGCCCAGCGCAACGCGCTGCGCAACCCCCGGCGCACCGGGGCGACCGCCGCCGCGCTGATGATCGGGCTGGCCCTGGTGGCCGGGCTGTCGGTGGTCGGCTCCTCGATCGTCTCCTCGGTCGACTCGGAGGTCAGCTCCTCGGTCGGGGCCGACTTCGTGGTGATAGCCGACGGCGGGCTGCCGGTCACCGGACCGGCCCTCCAGGCCGTACAGCGGACCCCGGGCCTCAGCCATGTCACCGAGCAGAAGGAGGTCGGGCTCAAGCTGACCACCCCGGACGGGAAGACCACCGGCCAGACCGTCGAGGCCAGCGACGCGAGCTTCACCCAGGACTACCGGATGGACGCGGTCGCCGGCAGCGCCACCGCCATCTACACCGGCCACGGCATCAGCGTCACCCAGTCCTACGCCACCGACCACCACCTGACGGTAGGTCAGGACATCACGGTGACCTTCCCCGGCGGACGGACCGCCCCGGTCCCGGTGGAGGCGATCACCAAGAACACCGGCTCGCTGTTCAACGGGGCGTTCTTCATCGGCCTGGACACCGTGCGGCAGTACACGCCGGCCGCCGAGATGCCGGGCGACGTGATGCTCTACGCCTCCACCGCGCAGGGCGCCTCCGCCGACACCGCGTACTCGGCGCTCAAGCGGGAGCTGCGCCCGTACCCCCAGCTCATGGTGAAGAACCAGGCCGACTACAAGGCGCAGGTCCAGAGCCAGATCAGCGGGATCCTCAACCTGGTCTACGGGCTGCTGGCGCTGGCGATCGTGGTCGCCGTGCTCGGGGTGGTCAACACCCTGGCGCTGTCGGTGGTGGAGCGCACCCGGGAGATCGGCCTGATCCGGGCGATCGGCCTGTCCCGGCGCCAGCTGCGCCGGATGATCCGGCTGGAGTCGGTGGTGATCGCGCTCTTCGGCGCGGTGCTCGGCCTCGGCCTCGGCCTGGGCTGGGGCGTGGTGGCCCAGCGGCTGCTGGCGCTGGAGGGGATGACCTCGCTCAGCATTCCGTGGCCGACGATCGCGGGGGTCTTCGTCGGCTCGGCGGTGGTCGGGATGCTCGCCGCCCTCGCCCCGGCGTTCCGGGCCGCGCGGATGAACGTCCTGGCGGCCATCGCCAGCGACTGA
- a CDS encoding arabinofuranosidase catalytic domain-containing protein, with translation MIVHPRLRRLNGARRLRKLLLSAGATLALVGGLLLGSAAPSQAATSLPCDIYAAAGTPCVAAHSTVRALYAAYDGPLYQVKRASDSTTLDIDTLAAGGYADAAAQNSFCAGTSCTITEIFDQSAEHNNLTVEGAGGNGSADVGADATALPIVAGGHQVYGLDVTAGVGYRDDSTTGIATGSEAQGEYMVAAGSHVNSGCCFDYGNAETSNDDTGNGHMDAINFGTECWFSPCSGSGPWVQADLENGLFAGANGSDTANTGNSSAFVTALVKNNGTSSYAIKGGNAQSGSLTTWYNGALPDLGGYAPMHQEGAIVLGTGGDNSKSSIGSFFEGVMTSGYPTDAADNAVQADVVSVGYGAASSFPVTGTAYRLTNRNSGTVLDAVDCETADGTAVDLWASLGNTCQQWKFANAGSGYYTITNVNSGTVLDSVDCGTANGTKVDLWAALGNYCQEWSVVPISSGHYAIVNRGNSLSLDDIDCGTADGTRVDQWIGLGNTCQQWNIAP, from the coding sequence GTGATCGTCCACCCGCGACTCCGGCGCCTGAACGGCGCACGCAGGCTGCGTAAGCTGCTGCTCTCCGCCGGCGCCACGCTGGCGCTGGTGGGCGGCCTGCTGCTCGGCAGCGCCGCCCCCTCGCAGGCCGCCACCTCCCTGCCCTGCGACATCTACGCCGCCGCCGGCACGCCCTGCGTCGCCGCGCACAGCACCGTCCGCGCGCTCTACGCCGCCTACGACGGCCCGCTCTACCAGGTGAAGCGGGCCTCCGACTCGACCACCCTGGACATCGACACCCTCGCCGCCGGCGGCTACGCCGACGCGGCGGCGCAGAACAGCTTCTGCGCCGGTACCTCCTGCACCATCACCGAGATCTTCGACCAGTCCGCCGAACACAACAACCTCACCGTCGAGGGGGCCGGCGGCAACGGCTCCGCCGACGTCGGCGCCGACGCGACCGCGCTGCCGATCGTGGCCGGCGGGCACCAGGTCTACGGCCTGGACGTCACCGCCGGGGTCGGCTACCGCGACGACTCCACCACCGGGATCGCCACCGGCAGTGAGGCCCAGGGCGAGTACATGGTGGCCGCCGGAAGCCATGTGAACAGCGGCTGCTGCTTCGACTACGGCAACGCCGAGACCTCCAACGACGACACCGGCAACGGCCACATGGACGCCATCAACTTCGGCACCGAGTGCTGGTTCTCGCCCTGCTCCGGCTCCGGCCCCTGGGTCCAGGCGGACCTGGAGAACGGGCTCTTCGCCGGGGCCAACGGCTCGGACACCGCCAACACCGGCAACTCCAGCGCGTTCGTCACCGCCCTGGTCAAGAACAACGGGACCAGCAGCTACGCGATCAAGGGCGGCAACGCCCAGTCCGGCTCGCTCACCACCTGGTACAACGGCGCCCTGCCCGACCTCGGCGGCTACGCCCCGATGCACCAGGAGGGCGCCATCGTCCTGGGCACCGGCGGCGACAACAGCAAGTCGTCCATCGGTTCCTTCTTCGAGGGCGTGATGACCTCCGGCTACCCGACCGACGCCGCCGACAACGCCGTCCAGGCCGATGTCGTCTCGGTCGGCTACGGAGCGGCGAGCAGCTTCCCGGTGACCGGCACCGCCTACCGGCTGACCAACCGGAACAGCGGGACGGTGCTGGACGCGGTCGACTGCGAGACCGCCGACGGCACCGCGGTCGACCTGTGGGCCTCCCTCGGCAACACCTGCCAGCAGTGGAAGTTCGCCAACGCCGGCAGCGGCTACTACACCATCACCAACGTCAACAGCGGCACGGTACTGGACTCCGTCGACTGCGGGACGGCCAACGGCACCAAGGTCGACCTGTGGGCCGCACTTGGCAACTACTGCCAGGAGTGGAGCGTGGTGCCGATCAGCAGCGGACACTACGCGATCGTCAACCGGGGCAACTCGCTGTCGCTCGACGACATCGACTGCGGGACGGCCGACGGCACCAGGGTCGACCAGTGGATCGGCCTCGGCAACACCTGCCAGCAGTGGAACATCGCCCCCTGA
- a CDS encoding purine-cytosine permease family protein encodes MVTNPGTNLFERRSIDVIPDAERHGKPFSLFTLWFGANLQISAVVTGALAVVFGADAFWSIIALLAGNLLGGAVMALHAAQGPRLGLPQMISTRAQFGVRGAIVPLVAVIVSCIGFFASGSVLAGQAVGHLTHLGDSAGIIVFALFTGVMAAVGYRLIHLLGRVASLVGALAFLYLGVRLADRISIGAVLSHHHFQLPLFLLAMSLSASWQLGFGPYVADSSRYLPRDTSARSVFWATLGGTVLGSQWSMAFGALAAAASAASFTNDEVGYVVGLGGTGLAAALLYFTVAMGKLTVNVLNTYGGFMSLATGISAFREPRPVRPVTRIAFTLGIMAVGTAVALLGRGHFLESFSTFLLFLLTFFTPWSAINLVDYYLLAKERYDLPALTDPRGRYGAWRWPALVTYALGILLQLPFMSSALYTGPLVARLGGADISWIVGLLLSAVLYAALARFESRGVRRASLLEAGDDPLPVPHQPVRATR; translated from the coding sequence ATGGTCACCAATCCTGGCACCAACCTGTTCGAGCGCCGGTCGATCGACGTCATTCCCGATGCAGAGCGCCATGGAAAGCCATTCAGTCTGTTCACTCTCTGGTTCGGCGCGAACCTGCAGATCTCCGCGGTCGTCACCGGCGCCCTGGCGGTGGTCTTCGGGGCGGACGCCTTCTGGTCGATCATCGCGCTGCTGGCCGGCAACCTGCTCGGCGGGGCCGTGATGGCCCTGCACGCGGCCCAGGGGCCGCGGCTGGGCCTGCCCCAGATGATCTCCACCCGGGCGCAGTTCGGGGTCCGCGGCGCCATCGTGCCGCTCGTGGCCGTCATCGTGAGCTGCATCGGCTTCTTCGCCAGCGGCAGCGTCCTCGCCGGGCAGGCCGTCGGCCATCTCACCCACCTCGGCGACTCGGCCGGGATCATCGTGTTCGCCCTGTTCACCGGGGTGATGGCGGCCGTCGGCTACCGGTTGATCCACCTCCTGGGCCGGGTCGCCAGCCTGGTCGGCGCCCTCGCCTTCCTCTACCTCGGCGTCCGGCTGGCGGACCGGATCTCGATCGGCGCGGTGCTGAGCCACCATCACTTCCAGCTCCCCCTCTTCCTGCTCGCCATGTCGCTGTCGGCGTCCTGGCAGCTGGGGTTCGGGCCCTATGTCGCGGACTCCTCGCGCTACCTGCCCCGGGACACCTCGGCGCGTTCGGTCTTCTGGGCGACCCTCGGGGGCACGGTGCTGGGCTCGCAGTGGTCGATGGCCTTCGGCGCCCTGGCCGCCGCCGCCTCCGCCGCCTCCTTCACCAATGACGAGGTCGGCTATGTGGTCGGTCTCGGCGGCACCGGCCTGGCCGCCGCCCTGCTCTATTTCACCGTCGCCATGGGAAAGCTGACGGTGAACGTCCTCAACACCTACGGCGGATTCATGTCCCTGGCCACCGGAATCAGTGCGTTCCGGGAACCGCGCCCGGTCCGGCCGGTCACCCGGATCGCCTTCACCCTGGGCATCATGGCGGTCGGCACCGCTGTCGCCCTGCTCGGCCGGGGCCACTTCCTGGAGTCCTTCTCGACTTTCCTGCTTTTCCTGCTGACTTTCTTCACCCCGTGGAGCGCGATCAACCTGGTCGACTACTACCTGCTCGCCAAGGAGCGCTACGACCTGCCGGCGCTCACCGATCCCAGGGGCCGCTACGGGGCCTGGCGCTGGCCCGCGCTGGTGACCTACGCGCTCGGCATCCTGCTGCAACTCCCCTTCATGTCCAGCGCGCTGTACACCGGTCCGCTGGTCGCCCGGCTCGGCGGCGCCGACATCTCCTGGATCGTGGGGCTGCTCCTCTCCGCAGTGCTCTACGCCGCACTGGCCCGGTTCGAGAGCCGCGGCGTCCGGCGCGCGTCGCTCCTCGAAGCGGGCGACGATCCGCTGCCGGTCCCCCACCAACCGGTGCGGGCGACGCGCTAG
- a CDS encoding LmbU family transcriptional regulator, whose protein sequence is MSSTDTRESTAGTRVHHAPRDLPSRIRDSRRKSRPLLPVAPPGSSGTGRQPAGDGSKILTTRVGLSIPEGMTFELWEMAGPKIFGLLDSFAWCIGDWLIYGQDRYADRYRRAVQDAGLDYQTLRNYAWIARKFTMARRRAGLSFQHHAEVASLPGAEQDAWLDRAEQAGWSRNMLRRQLKESRSAGTESGNGEESVEGTSTVPAIRVAKSTLDRWREAALRSSIGFEEWMVAVLDAAAAGASVPGPEDERAGGRGE, encoded by the coding sequence ATGTCCAGCACGGATACCAGGGAATCGACGGCGGGCACCAGGGTTCACCATGCGCCGAGGGACCTGCCCTCGCGGATCCGGGATTCCCGGAGAAAATCCCGGCCACTGCTGCCGGTGGCGCCGCCCGGCAGTTCCGGGACCGGCCGGCAGCCGGCCGGGGACGGTTCGAAAATCCTCACCACACGGGTGGGCCTCAGCATCCCCGAGGGGATGACCTTCGAACTGTGGGAAATGGCGGGGCCGAAGATATTCGGTCTCCTGGACTCGTTCGCCTGGTGCATCGGCGACTGGCTGATATACGGGCAGGACCGCTATGCGGACCGCTACCGCCGGGCCGTCCAGGACGCCGGACTCGACTACCAGACGCTGCGGAACTACGCCTGGATCGCCCGCAAGTTCACCATGGCCAGAAGGCGGGCCGGGCTCAGCTTCCAGCACCACGCGGAGGTGGCGTCCCTGCCGGGCGCGGAGCAGGACGCCTGGCTGGACCGGGCGGAGCAGGCGGGCTGGTCGCGGAACATGCTCAGGCGGCAGCTCAAGGAGAGCCGTTCGGCCGGCACGGAATCAGGCAACGGAGAAGAGAGCGTGGAAGGCACCTCGACGGTCCCGGCGATCCGGGTCGCGAAGAGCACCCTGGACAGATGGCGTGAGGCGGCGCTCCGCTCGTCCATCGGCTTCGAGGAGTGGATGGTGGCGGTGCTCGACGCGGCGGCGGCCGGAGCGTCCGTCCCCGGTCCGGAGGACGAGCGGGCCGGGGGCCGGGGCGAGTGA